A window of Leptotrichia wadei contains these coding sequences:
- a CDS encoding CCA tRNA nucleotidyltransferase yields MKLENYIFDEKATKILRKLNLNGNKGYFVGGCLRDVLLGKTPKDIDIATNMEYDDIKKIFSDYPTKEVGKAFGILIIHYEDENFEIAKFRTDIGSDGRRPDSVEFVNDIEDDLLRRDFTFNAMAFNEKDGLIDIFNGQEDIKNKIIRFVGKPKKRLQEDGLRLMRAFRFMSQLGFDFEKNTEIAIKENIHVLEKISQERITNELNKLIVGKYAVKSFEKMKELKVLDYVLPELKVIYDFDQNNPYHKFTLWEHSMNVLDGVSPELTTRWSALLHDIGKPEAKTVDEKTGYFHFYKHEIIGASIAKRIMSRLGQSNNIRDDVYTIVKNHMKLHNSQSEKTIKTLISNYGELNTKRLIDLAISDDGGKDHENDRNDNLWKTFYHIVENMKVPTINSLNINGYDLMELGIYNKEIQKVKKYLLNELLEGNIENFKEELIEKVKEYILKN; encoded by the coding sequence ATGAAATTAGAAAATTATATTTTTGATGAGAAAGCAACAAAAATTTTACGAAAATTAAATTTGAATGGAAATAAAGGATATTTTGTTGGAGGCTGTTTACGAGATGTTCTTTTAGGTAAAACTCCGAAAGATATTGACATCGCAACAAATATGGAATATGATGATATAAAAAAAATATTTTCTGATTATCCGACAAAGGAAGTTGGAAAAGCTTTTGGAATTTTGATAATTCATTATGAAGATGAAAATTTTGAGATTGCAAAATTTAGAACAGATATTGGGAGCGATGGAAGAAGACCTGATTCTGTTGAGTTTGTGAACGATATTGAAGATGATTTATTGCGAAGGGATTTTACATTTAATGCGATGGCATTTAATGAAAAGGACGGACTTATTGATATTTTTAACGGACAAGAAGATATTAAAAATAAGATTATTCGATTTGTTGGAAAACCGAAAAAGCGGTTGCAAGAAGATGGACTTCGATTAATGAGAGCTTTTAGATTTATGAGTCAGTTGGGATTTGATTTCGAAAAAAATACAGAAATTGCGATAAAAGAAAATATTCATGTGTTAGAAAAAATTTCTCAAGAACGAATTACAAATGAATTAAATAAATTAATTGTTGGAAAATATGCTGTTAAAAGTTTTGAAAAAATGAAAGAATTAAAAGTTCTTGATTATGTTTTACCTGAGTTAAAAGTGATTTATGATTTTGATCAGAATAATCCATATCACAAATTTACACTTTGGGAACATAGCATGAATGTACTTGATGGCGTGAGTCCTGAATTAACAACACGTTGGAGTGCACTTCTTCACGACATTGGAAAACCTGAAGCAAAAACTGTTGATGAAAAAACTGGATATTTTCATTTTTACAAGCATGAAATTATTGGAGCTTCCATTGCAAAACGAATTATGTCTAGACTTGGTCAATCAAACAACATAAGAGATGATGTTTACACAATTGTAAAAAATCATATGAAATTACATAATAGCCAAAGCGAAAAAACGATAAAAACATTGATTAGCAACTATGGTGAATTAAATACTAAACGATTAATTGATTTAGCAATTTCTGATGATGGTGGAAAAGATCACGAAAATGACAGAAATGATAATTTGTGGAAAACTTTTTATCATATTGTGGAAAACATGAAAGTTCCTACGATAAATTCTTTAAATATCAACGGTTACGACTTAATGGAACTTGGAATTTATAATAAAGAAATTCAGAAAGTAAAAAAATATTTATTGAATGAACTTTTAGAAGGGAATATCGAAAATTTTAAAGAAGAATTGATTGAAAAAGTTAAGGAATATATTCTTAAAAATTAA
- a CDS encoding prolyl oligopeptidase family serine peptidase: MKKNVVVLLFVALITGVIGNSANRKRISRKKIGNTKVSEKTVDLSNYDGIKKISIFVQGFESGPAVSKIILEMTDFRITNLNKNDWKIKTNRAERKVKDIYVSDKKGEKAFDTGVVTLELENVFNQNTLKYEGTPFTYNRKKFFNEWTKEYIVEIEGKITVNGKDYLVNKKENVINNRVSTDTELFNYRSSFTGNYKNPITKKIENLKLEMAAYEPENFKLGAKKLLIVWLHGQGEGGTDPDIDILGTETSALAKEEIQKYFTTGGTDTKGAFVLAVQSPTYWMDEGDGTNGNGSGNSRYTQILMDTIKEYVKHNPYVDTSRIYLAGDSNGGYMTVNMIITYPDYFAAAVPICEAYAYHEYARNSDGTYKTNNLEVSAGGKNSAVSRFVETKKLWVTNEKIQKMKKTPVWFIAAADDGIVTPQKFSLPTYRDLLKAGADNAWYSYYENVTGTDEPNSRFPGHFSWIYFLNNQVEGVQNRDKIKNSKDETTFGFEPSNTGKGGNEKAQLKGKTFENVFEWMNSQKKVKRK; this comes from the coding sequence ATGAAAAAAAATGTAGTAGTGCTATTATTTGTTGCTTTAATTACTGGAGTAATTGGAAATAGTGCAAATAGGAAAAGGATTAGCAGGAAGAAAATTGGTAATACGAAAGTGAGTGAAAAAACTGTGGATTTATCAAATTATGACGGAATAAAGAAAATTAGTATTTTTGTACAAGGGTTTGAAAGCGGACCTGCTGTAAGCAAAATTATTTTGGAAATGACTGATTTTAGAATTACAAATCTGAATAAAAATGATTGGAAAATAAAAACAAATAGGGCAGAACGAAAAGTTAAAGATATTTATGTTTCGGATAAAAAAGGTGAAAAAGCCTTTGATACTGGAGTTGTTACACTTGAACTTGAGAATGTATTTAATCAAAATACTTTAAAGTATGAAGGAACACCATTTACGTATAACAGGAAGAAATTTTTTAATGAATGGACAAAAGAATATATTGTGGAAATTGAAGGGAAAATTACAGTTAATGGAAAAGATTACTTAGTTAATAAAAAAGAAAATGTGATTAATAATAGAGTTTCGACTGATACAGAATTATTCAATTATAGAAGTTCATTTACTGGAAATTATAAAAACCCGATTACTAAAAAAATAGAAAATTTGAAACTGGAAATGGCGGCTTATGAACCTGAAAACTTTAAATTGGGAGCAAAAAAGCTGTTAATTGTCTGGCTTCACGGACAAGGGGAAGGTGGAACTGATCCTGATATTGATATTTTGGGTACAGAAACTTCGGCACTTGCAAAAGAGGAAATTCAGAAATATTTTACTACAGGAGGAACTGATACAAAAGGTGCATTTGTTTTGGCCGTGCAGTCGCCAACTTACTGGATGGATGAAGGAGATGGAACTAATGGAAATGGAAGTGGAAATTCAAGATACACGCAAATTTTGATGGATACAATCAAGGAATATGTAAAACATAATCCGTATGTCGATACAAGCAGAATTTATCTTGCAGGAGATTCAAACGGCGGATATATGACTGTAAATATGATAATTACTTATCCAGATTACTTTGCGGCAGCAGTACCTATTTGCGAGGCGTATGCTTATCACGAATATGCGAGAAACAGCGATGGAACTTATAAGACAAATAATCTTGAAGTTTCGGCAGGCGGTAAAAATAGTGCAGTTTCAAGATTTGTGGAAACTAAAAAACTGTGGGTAACAAATGAAAAAATTCAGAAGATGAAAAAAACGCCAGTATGGTTTATTGCAGCGGCAGATGATGGGATTGTTACGCCACAAAAATTTTCACTTCCAACTTACAGGGATTTGCTGAAAGCTGGAGCTGACAATGCATGGTATTCATATTATGAAAATGTGACTGGGACAGATGAACCAAACTCTAGATTTCCTGGACATTTTTCATGGATATATTTTTTGAATAATCAAGTGGAAGGTGTGCAAAATCGAGATAAAATAAAAAATTCCAAGGATGAGACAACTTTTGGGTTTGAACCTAGCAATACTGGGAAAGGTGGAAATGAGAAGGCTCAGTTGAAAGGGAAAACATTTGAAAATGTGTTTGAGTGGATGAATTCTCAGAAGAAAGTTAAAAGAAAATAA
- a CDS encoding PTS transporter subunit EIIC translates to MSKYHNDAVKLLELIGGKENVVAVTHCATRMRFSLADEGKASPKEIGQLDSVKGTFTNAGQFQVIVGNDVGDFYKEFINVSGIQAASKEDVKKAAMQKQPLLQRMVAHLAEIFVPLIPALVAGGLMLGIGNFLQANLPFLGGKSFKDVSELARVILFFTDWIGGAVFGMLPVLVCWSTVRKFKGNEALGIVLGLMLVAGTMLNAYVYGDISSSKELAGAGVHLKDILINGSAKYAHLFGGKDPFNIEAGKHVLNLGFTQLMLVGYQAQVLPAMFAGIALCYIEGFFNKRTPEVLKLVWVPFITLIVTGFLTILFIGPFARTLGEWLVAIFAFLFKTPGLKYVGALLFGSTYAPLVITGLHHTFIAVDLQLAAASGGTFIWPLIALSNMAQSGAVFATYFIYKQDKKQESVSLSSTVSACFGITEPALFGANLKYMYPFYAAITASALAAVISTGFNVLANGIGVGGIALAFLSIKFEGAHQLGFWLASIVAFGLAFVLTFVFSKNPKLNKGSLTK, encoded by the coding sequence ATGAGCAAGTATCATAATGATGCCGTTAAGTTATTGGAACTTATCGGTGGAAAAGAAAATGTTGTAGCAGTTACACACTGTGCAACTAGAATGAGATTTTCTCTTGCAGATGAAGGGAAGGCAAGTCCAAAAGAAATTGGGCAGCTTGATTCTGTTAAGGGAACGTTTACAAATGCAGGACAATTTCAAGTAATTGTTGGAAACGATGTTGGTGATTTTTATAAAGAATTTATAAATGTTTCTGGTATTCAAGCAGCTTCAAAAGAAGATGTAAAAAAAGCTGCTATGCAAAAACAGCCATTATTGCAAAGAATGGTTGCACATTTGGCAGAAATTTTTGTGCCATTAATTCCAGCATTGGTAGCTGGAGGGCTTATGCTTGGGATTGGAAACTTTTTACAAGCTAATTTACCATTTTTAGGTGGAAAATCATTTAAAGATGTTTCAGAATTAGCAAGAGTTATTTTATTCTTTACAGACTGGATTGGTGGAGCTGTATTTGGAATGCTGCCAGTATTAGTTTGCTGGTCTACTGTTAGAAAGTTCAAGGGGAACGAAGCTCTTGGTATTGTGCTAGGATTGATGTTAGTAGCAGGAACTATGTTAAATGCTTACGTTTACGGTGATATTTCTTCAAGTAAGGAATTGGCAGGTGCAGGAGTTCACTTAAAAGATATTTTAATTAATGGTTCAGCTAAATATGCTCATTTATTTGGTGGAAAAGATCCATTTAATATTGAAGCAGGTAAACATGTATTAAATTTAGGATTTACACAATTAATGCTAGTTGGATATCAAGCACAAGTGTTGCCAGCAATGTTTGCAGGAATTGCATTGTGCTACATTGAAGGTTTCTTTAACAAGAGAACACCAGAAGTATTAAAATTAGTGTGGGTTCCATTTATTACATTGATAGTTACAGGATTCTTAACAATTTTATTCATTGGACCATTTGCAAGAACATTGGGAGAATGGTTAGTTGCAATATTTGCATTCTTATTTAAGACACCGGGGTTAAAATATGTTGGAGCACTTTTATTTGGTTCAACTTATGCGCCACTAGTTATAACAGGACTACACCATACATTTATAGCAGTTGATTTACAATTGGCAGCAGCTTCAGGTGGAACATTTATCTGGCCATTGATTGCACTATCAAATATGGCACAATCAGGTGCGGTTTTTGCTACTTACTTTATTTATAAACAAGATAAAAAACAAGAATCGGTTTCGTTATCTTCAACAGTATCAGCATGTTTTGGAATTACAGAACCAGCATTATTTGGAGCAAACTTAAAATATATGTATCCATTCTATGCAGCAATAACAGCTTCAGCATTAGCAGCAGTTATTTCTACAGGATTTAATGTATTGGCAAATGGAATCGGAGTTGGAGGAATTGCATTAGCATTCTTGTCAATTAAATTTGAAGGTGCTCATCAATTAGGATTCTGGTTGGCTTCTATAGTTGCTTTTGGATTGGCATTCGTATTAACATTTGTATTCTCAAAGAATCCAAAATTAAACAAAGGAAGTTTAACAAAATAA
- a CDS encoding YciI family protein — MKQIFIVATTYTKPLKEVGKFRQDHFAFIQKNIDAGKFIAGGRQNPSTGGLILAYNVTREELEEILKEDPYYKNNLIETVVTEFTPALLDKEFEKYSK, encoded by the coding sequence ATGAAACAAATTTTTATCGTAGCTACAACTTATACAAAGCCATTGAAAGAAGTGGGAAAATTTAGACAAGATCACTTTGCATTTATCCAAAAAAATATTGATGCTGGAAAATTTATTGCAGGAGGACGTCAAAATCCGTCAACAGGAGGACTTATCTTGGCATATAACGTAACAAGGGAAGAGCTTGAAGAAATATTAAAGGAAGACCCTTATTATAAAAATAATCTAATTGAAACTGTGGTAACTGAATTTACACCTGCACTACTTGATAAAGAATTTGAAAAGTATTCTAAATAA
- a CDS encoding AMP-binding protein, giving the protein MFLERTERLALVDFENKHINYIDLINNIKYFSEYIVDLGSEKFGLIVMENRPEWIYSFFSVWDKRSAGIAIDSNSNPNEILYVLEDSHPNVIFCSDETEKNVLEAVEKYSLKGSIKLVNVDKITIEQEKMDVIKNMQFELDNPTGDETAAMLYTSGTTGNPKGVMLSFNNLNTEMEGIYEKGIFDYRDQILAILPFHHVLPLTASVLLMMKYQTSIVFVKKIASKEIFEALEKNRVTAIIGVPRVFKLFYDGIKQQIDAKFITRFIYKMMSSVKSLKIKRKVFAKVHKKFGGHLDFIVVGGAKMDPEISKFYETLGFYALEGYGLTETSPVIAVNSKKERKIGTVGKKLYNVDIKIVDEELWVKGPIVMKGYYNKPEKTAEVITEDGWFKTGDLVTIDEEGFVTIRGRKNTMIVLSNGKNIDPETLENRVIAKSNGLIKEIGIFNYQNKLTAIIVPELLEFRKRGITNTKAYIRNIVEDYNLKAHNYEKVLDYKLFEEELPKTRVGKIRRFMLPDLYEKNEITKKEKTPEPTDEAYKILKEYVKKNKGIEPQPEENLELEIGMDSLDIVEFFAFIENSFGIQLDEEKFAEMPNLKLLSEYIDQKATKFEDNDVDWKKIISETKPIQDNKKRWVTRLLKVFQPIVDLYFRVRKIDKKKLTNEPQIFVSNHQSFVDPLILGSLFPRKIVFNTLFLAIDWYFKKGVMKLLVSNGNVVLIDINKNIRKSVEEIVGYLKSGKSIVIFPEGARTKDGKVAHFKKVFAIIAKELNVDIQCIGIKGAFKAYSRYMKFPKPKKIEVAVLEKFTPEGAYDEITQKAEKIIKEYVEK; this is encoded by the coding sequence ATGTTTTTAGAAAGAACAGAAAGATTGGCGTTAGTTGATTTTGAGAATAAACATATTAATTATATTGACTTGATAAATAATATAAAATATTTTTCTGAATATATAGTTGATTTAGGAAGTGAAAAATTTGGGCTGATTGTTATGGAAAATCGTCCAGAATGGATTTACAGTTTTTTTTCCGTATGGGATAAAAGATCTGCTGGAATTGCTATTGATTCCAACAGTAATCCAAATGAAATTTTATACGTGCTGGAAGATTCACATCCAAATGTAATTTTTTGTTCAGATGAAACAGAAAAAAATGTTTTGGAAGCAGTTGAAAAATATAGCTTAAAAGGTAGCATAAAATTAGTAAATGTGGATAAAATTACTATTGAACAGGAAAAAATGGATGTTATAAAAAATATGCAATTTGAGCTGGATAATCCGACTGGAGATGAAACAGCCGCTATGCTTTATACTTCGGGAACAACAGGGAATCCAAAAGGAGTAATGCTGTCGTTTAATAATTTAAATACTGAAATGGAAGGAATTTATGAAAAGGGAATATTTGATTATAGAGATCAGATTTTAGCAATATTGCCATTTCATCATGTTTTGCCTTTAACTGCGAGCGTGCTTTTGATGATGAAATATCAGACATCAATCGTATTTGTAAAAAAAATTGCAAGTAAGGAAATATTTGAGGCACTTGAAAAAAATAGAGTAACTGCTATAATTGGAGTACCTAGAGTATTTAAGTTATTTTATGATGGGATAAAGCAGCAAATCGATGCAAAATTTATTACAAGATTTATTTATAAAATGATGAGTAGTGTAAAATCATTGAAAATAAAAAGAAAAGTTTTTGCGAAAGTTCATAAAAAGTTTGGAGGTCACCTTGATTTTATCGTCGTTGGTGGAGCAAAGATGGACCCTGAAATTTCAAAATTTTATGAAACATTGGGATTTTATGCTTTGGAAGGTTATGGACTTACTGAAACTTCGCCAGTTATTGCTGTAAATTCAAAAAAAGAGCGAAAAATTGGAACTGTTGGGAAAAAGCTGTATAATGTGGATATAAAAATTGTAGATGAAGAATTGTGGGTTAAGGGACCAATTGTTATGAAGGGATATTACAATAAGCCTGAAAAGACAGCAGAAGTAATTACTGAAGATGGATGGTTCAAAACAGGAGATTTAGTGACAATTGATGAAGAGGGATTTGTTACAATTCGTGGAAGAAAAAATACGATGATTGTCTTGTCAAATGGTAAGAATATTGATCCAGAAACGCTTGAAAATAGAGTAATTGCAAAAAGTAATGGCTTAATTAAGGAAATTGGGATTTTTAATTATCAGAATAAACTGACTGCAATAATTGTTCCAGAATTGCTAGAATTTAGAAAACGTGGAATTACAAATACAAAGGCTTATATTAGAAATATTGTAGAAGATTATAATTTGAAGGCACATAATTATGAAAAGGTTCTCGATTATAAGTTATTTGAAGAAGAATTGCCAAAAACTCGGGTTGGGAAAATACGTAGATTTATGTTGCCTGATTTATATGAAAAAAATGAAATTACAAAAAAAGAAAAAACACCTGAGCCAACAGATGAAGCATACAAAATATTAAAGGAATATGTCAAGAAAAATAAAGGAATTGAGCCACAGCCAGAAGAAAATCTGGAACTTGAAATTGGAATGGATTCACTTGATATTGTAGAATTTTTTGCATTTATTGAAAATAGTTTTGGAATTCAGCTAGATGAAGAAAAATTTGCTGAAATGCCAAATTTAAAATTATTATCTGAATATATTGACCAAAAAGCCACAAAATTTGAAGATAACGATGTAGACTGGAAAAAAATTATTAGTGAGACAAAACCGATACAAGATAATAAAAAACGATGGGTAACAAGATTACTAAAAGTATTTCAGCCAATTGTTGACTTATATTTCAGAGTAAGAAAAATTGATAAGAAAAAATTAACTAATGAGCCACAAATTTTTGTATCAAATCATCAAAGTTTTGTAGACCCTTTAATTTTAGGTTCATTATTTCCTAGAAAAATTGTTTTTAATACATTATTTTTAGCAATTGACTGGTATTTTAAAAAAGGTGTGATGAAATTACTTGTCTCAAACGGAAATGTCGTGTTAATTGATATTAATAAAAATATTAGAAAAAGTGTAGAAGAAATTGTAGGATATTTAAAAAGCGGGAAAAGTATTGTAATTTTTCCAGAAGGTGCAAGAACAAAAGATGGAAAAGTTGCTCATTTTAAGAAAGTATTCGCCATTATAGCAAAGGAATTAAATGTGGATATTCAATGTATTGGTATAAAAGGGGCATTTAAAGCATATTCAAGATATATGAAGTTTCCAAAACCGAAAAAAATAGAAGTAGCAGTATTGGAAAAATTTACACCAGAAGGAGCTTACGATGAAATAACTCAAAAGGCAGAGAAAATTATAAAAGAATATGTTGAAAAATAA
- a CDS encoding Glu/Leu/Phe/Val family dehydrogenase, producing the protein MAKETLNPFEIAQKQIKSACDKLNADPAVYEILKNPMRVLEVSFPVKLDNGTVKTFIGYRSQHNNAVGPFKGGLRFHPGVTRDEVKALSTWMTFKCSVAGIPYGGGKGGMAIDPKEYSKDELERISKGFAKAISPIIGEKVDIPAPDVNTNGQIMSWMVDAYEEVAGKSTKGVFTGKPLEFGGSLARTEATGYGVNLTAKKALAKLNIDVKGATYAVQGFGNVGFYTAYYAYKDGAKIVAFSNSHVAIYNENGIDMEAVIKDFEENGRITENKGYGKDITNAELLELEVDVLAPCALENQITSENADRVKAKVVAEGANGPTTPEADEILFKKGIVVVPDILANSGGVVVSYFEWVQNLQSYYWPFDEVQQKEDALLSGAFEDVWALADEYKVDLRNAAYMKSIERISKAMKLRGWY; encoded by the coding sequence ATGGCAAAAGAAACATTGAATCCATTTGAAATTGCACAAAAGCAAATTAAATCAGCTTGTGATAAGTTGAATGCAGATCCAGCTGTTTATGAAATTTTGAAAAATCCTATGAGAGTGTTGGAAGTGTCGTTCCCAGTAAAATTAGACAATGGAACAGTTAAGACATTTATAGGATATAGATCGCAACATAACAATGCGGTAGGACCTTTTAAGGGTGGACTTAGATTCCATCCAGGTGTAACAAGAGATGAAGTAAAAGCGTTATCAACTTGGATGACATTTAAATGTTCAGTAGCAGGAATCCCTTATGGTGGTGGAAAAGGTGGAATGGCAATTGACCCTAAAGAATATTCTAAAGATGAATTAGAAAGAATTTCTAAAGGATTTGCAAAAGCAATTTCTCCAATTATCGGAGAAAAAGTTGACATACCAGCTCCAGATGTTAATACAAATGGACAAATTATGTCTTGGATGGTTGATGCTTATGAAGAAGTTGCAGGAAAATCGACAAAAGGTGTATTTACAGGTAAACCTTTAGAATTTGGAGGATCACTTGCAAGAACAGAAGCAACTGGTTATGGAGTTAATTTGACAGCTAAAAAAGCTCTAGCAAAATTAAACATTGATGTAAAAGGAGCAACTTATGCAGTTCAAGGATTTGGAAATGTTGGATTCTATACAGCTTATTATGCATACAAAGATGGTGCAAAAATTGTAGCTTTTTCAAATTCACATGTTGCAATTTATAATGAAAATGGAATTGATATGGAAGCTGTAATCAAAGATTTTGAAGAAAATGGACGTATTACAGAAAACAAAGGATACGGAAAAGATATTACAAATGCTGAATTATTAGAATTAGAAGTTGATGTTTTAGCACCTTGTGCACTAGAAAATCAAATTACTTCTGAAAATGCTGACAGAGTTAAAGCAAAAGTAGTTGCAGAAGGAGCAAACGGACCAACAACTCCTGAAGCTGATGAAATTTTATTCAAAAAAGGAATCGTAGTTGTTCCAGATATTTTAGCAAATTCAGGTGGAGTTGTAGTTTCATACTTTGAATGGGTACAAAACTTGCAAAGCTACTATTGGCCATTTGATGAAGTTCAACAAAAAGAAGATGCATTGTTATCAGGAGCATTTGAAGATGTATGGGCTTTAGCAGATGAATACAAAGTAGATTTAAGAAATGCCGCTTATATGAAGAGTATTGAAAGAATTTCAAAAGCAATGAAATTAAGAGGATGGTATTAA
- a CDS encoding tyrosine-type recombinase/integrase encodes MRNPNGTGSIFKKKGKSRKPYIVRAAAYLTEEGKYKRPIIGSAETLKEAKKILFEFNSRNLNVDYADLKLIDLFNRWTESNHVKNIKTEETFYRYSTDFKSIFEDILEYKFIFLDYKDYQTRLDKYAKNKGKAALTVLKSIYVDAIKNKIVSENIPLYLESSSQITKTVERVVFEDNFVRLLWKRYENTKDRYSAMILMLFYSGMRSADLLRIENKNINLKERYFVTGSKTEAGMNRQIPIHHLIFPIIKKFMNDDKYLFKEQYDSLKYQFDKILSEYNTSGNLHSIRHTFITKMRRLKNESASKIKKIVGHKEKDITDGVYTHWTIKELRDVINKLVY; translated from the coding sequence ATGAGAAATCCTAACGGAACAGGAAGTATTTTTAAGAAGAAAGGGAAATCAAGAAAGCCATATATTGTACGAGCAGCTGCTTATTTAACAGAAGAAGGGAAATATAAAAGACCTATTATAGGAAGTGCTGAAACCTTAAAAGAAGCCAAAAAAATACTTTTTGAATTTAATTCAAGAAATTTAAATGTTGATTATGCCGATTTAAAATTAATTGATTTATTTAATCGCTGGACTGAATCAAATCACGTTAAAAATATAAAAACAGAAGAAACATTTTACAGATATTCTACTGATTTCAAAAGTATATTTGAAGATATACTAGAATATAAATTTATATTTCTTGATTATAAAGATTATCAGACAAGACTTGATAAGTATGCTAAAAATAAAGGAAAAGCAGCTCTTACAGTTTTAAAATCAATATATGTAGATGCAATAAAGAATAAAATTGTATCAGAAAATATCCCACTATATTTAGAATCTTCATCACAAATTACCAAAACTGTTGAAAGAGTAGTGTTTGAAGATAATTTTGTAAGACTTTTATGGAAAAGATATGAAAATACTAAAGATAGGTATAGTGCTATGATTTTGATGTTATTCTATTCTGGAATGAGAAGTGCAGATCTACTTAGAATAGAAAATAAAAATATTAACTTAAAAGAGCGATACTTTGTAACAGGATCAAAAACCGAAGCCGGAATGAATAGGCAAATTCCTATTCATCATTTAATTTTTCCTATTATAAAAAAATTTATGAATGATGACAAGTATTTGTTTAAAGAACAATATGATTCTTTAAAGTATCAATTTGATAAAATTCTTTCAGAATACAATACTTCGGGTAATTTACATTCAATTAGGCATACATTCATAACTAAAATGCGACGTTTAAAAAATGAATCAGCTTCAAAAATAAAAAAAATTGTTGGACATAAGGAAAAAGACATTACAGATGGTGTATACACTCATTGGACTATCAAAGAATTAAGAGATGTTATAAATAAATTAGTCTATTAA
- a CDS encoding N-acetyltransferase: protein MKFTTFSLTGNKILKIAYELLLEIRQKIRVKFIWLECQNNEKILNFYQNFGFSKIDNFISESGYNVMIMELK from the coding sequence ATGAAATTTACTACGTTTTCTTTAACAGGAAATAAAATTTTAAAAATTGCGTATGAGTTATTGTTAGAAATTAGACAGAAAATTAGAGTAAAATTTATTTGGCTTGAATGTCAAAATAATGAAAAAATTTTGAATTTTTATCAAAATTTTGGATTTTCTAAAATAGATAATTTTATTTCTGAAAGTGGCTATAATGTAATGATAATGGAATTAAAATAG
- a CDS encoding helix-turn-helix domain-containing protein, with translation MKLHEKLKFEREKQGYTLNELSELTGLHRITLHDYETEKIKNIPSDKILLLSKIYKKDPNYFLLDNDKNIKSHNENIHNIEDINAIMLVNKQLLESLSIDSEEIKKFLKKYYKFIIKNIE, from the coding sequence ATGAAACTACATGAAAAATTAAAATTCGAAAGAGAAAAACAGGGATATACCTTGAATGAACTATCTGAATTAACTGGTTTACATAGAATTACTTTACACGACTATGAAACAGAAAAGATAAAGAATATTCCTTCAGACAAAATACTACTATTATCTAAAATTTATAAAAAAGATCCCAATTATTTTCTTTTAGATAATGATAAAAATATAAAATCTCATAATGAAAATATACATAACATTGAAGATATTAATGCAATAATGCTTGTAAATAAACAATTATTAGAGTCCCTGTCAATAGATAGTGAGGAAATAAAAAAATTTTTAAAAAAATACTATAAATTTATCATAAAAAATATTGAATAA